A region of the Triplophysa rosa linkage group LG5, Trosa_1v2, whole genome shotgun sequence genome:
ATCTTAAGGCCCACATGAGGATTCACACTGAAAAAAACCCACACACGTGTGttgagtgtggaaagagttacaAGAGCAAAATTGGTCTTACAgcccacatgagaattcacacaggACAAAGCCCATACTCTTGTGTTCAGTGTGGGAAGGGTTTCGGACAGAAATGCAATCTGGAGAAtcacatgagagttcacactggagagcggccGTACACATGTGttgagtgtggaaagagtttcagagAGAAGAAATCTCATAAAatgcacatgagaattcacaccggagagcGCCCGTACacttgtcctcagtgtggaaagggttTCATACTGAAACAAACTCTCACAGAgcacatgagagttcacactggagagcgcccgTACATGTGCAGTGAGTGCGGAAAGAGTTTCAGAGAGAAGAAATCTCATAAActgcacatgagaattcacaccggagagcGCCCGTACAtttgtcctcagtgtggaaagagtttcatacAGAAACAAAGTCTTACAAAGCAtatgagaattcacaccggagagcGCCCGTACATTTGTccacagtgtggaaagagtttcatacAGAAACAAAGTCTTACAAAGCACATgcgaattcacactggagagcacCCGTACATGTGCAGTGAGTGCGGAAAGAGTTTCAGGGAGAAGAAATCTCATAAActgcacatgagaattcacaccggagagcGTCCGTACACTTGTCCTCAGTCTGGAAAGAGTTTCATACAGAAACAAACTCTCACAgagcacatgagaattcacaccggagTGCGGCCATACATATGTATTGAGTGTGGAAAGAGCTTCATACGTAAAGGCAATCTGGATAAtcacatgagagttcacactggagagcagCCGTACACATGTGTTGAGTGTGGAAAGCATTTCACAACCAAGGGAAGCCTTAAAATTCACATGAGACTTCATCCTGGAGAAAGCCCAGACAGcaagagagcagatgaaaacCATTGAAACATCAatgtctgtcatgattctgcctcatcatgtcatgtctttcttggtcttgtggcagagtcatggcaaagccttaggttttgtgtggagagggACATATTATTGTTATCATGACATAATATGCGCTCTCTCCAGTCACGTCTTTGGCACCGCCCAgcccctctcgttctctcgttAGCTTCgttcagtgtttcatccccgacacctgtcccttgttaattatcctttgtttgtctccctatataataccctcgtgtctattgtcctgtgctcgttcgttgtgcttgtttgctATGTACCCTGCGTGTACTCCTTGCCTTGTGCcttgccctgccctgccctgccctgccctgccctgccctgccctgccctgccttgccttgccttgccttgcctaacCTATTCCGTGTTTGTTAGACGTTGTGTCAATCCCTgcataaagtttattttttgtccCCTCGTGGGAGGTGTTATGTTTTGAATTCTTCTTTTGTTACTGTGTCCCTAGTtcgtgttttgttatagttttccccattgtgggtgttttgttttgccgCTGTTCCAGCTGGtgactcagccggccttccagctggatATTCCAGCTGGTCCCCAGCCTTGTACCGCTGGCCTTTCAGCCGGTCTCACAGACTTTGTCCAGCCAGACGGCCGGCaggtccccccaggacttctcCCGTCAAGTCCCCCAGGACTTTGCGCTCTCGAGCGCCGCCCCGGACTAAAGCTTCCCCACCTAGCCCTAACCCCTATGGACTTCCCCCCATAGACTCTGTTGTTCCCCCACCCCCTccattgtttgttatttttattgtcccaccccAACCCATTTATTATCATTGCTTGTCTCCCATTGTTATTGTTCACCATGTTTTGTTGGATTTTGTATGttacccagtcggtcttgtcctGTTAGTCTACcgcttggtgaacacctgggggtgttcattaaggggggagcttctgtcatgattctgcctcatcatgtcatgtctttcttgatcttgtggcagagtcatggcaaagccttaggttttgtgtggagagggACATATTATTGTTATCATGACATAATATGCGCTCTCTccagtctcgtctttggccccgcccctctcgttctctcgttAGCTTCTGTTTCATCCctgacacctgtcccttgttaattatcttTTGTTTGTCTCCTTATATAATACCCTcctgtctattgtcctgtgctcattcgttgtgcttgtttgctATGTACCCTGCGTGTACTCCTTGCCTtgtgccttgccttgccttgccttgccttgccttgccctgccctgccttgccttgcctaacCTAACCTATTCCGTGTTTGTTAAACGTTGTGTCGATCCCTGcatatagtttatttttttccccctcgtgggaggtgttttgttttgaattctTCTTTTGTTACTGTGTCCCTAGTtcgtgttttgttatagttttccccattgtgggtgttttgttttgtttaataaatctttgttaaccccttcactgctgcctgcaattgggtccTCTCTTCCAGAATCTTGACAATGTCAATGGCATTGAAGATTTCTTTACTTTTGCATCCataattaatgttgaaaaaatgttgaaatttcaacaaaataaaaaaacagtgttcaCAGGgccaattaaattaaacagcgGCCAAGCTGAATTTCAGCCAATCAAACTGAAGAAGACCAAACTTTGCTGTAGGCAGATGGGCACTAAACAGAAACCATGCGTGAATCCCAGTTTTAATGTGTAGTGCTTTGCGAGtttatgcccggtttcacagacaaggcttaaagggatagttcacccaaaaaagaaagttctgtcatcatttaattaccctcatgtcatttcaaacctgtatgacattctttttccacagaacacaaaagaagatattttgaagaatgttgataaccgaacagcggtggcacccattgacttctattgtatgaacacaaaaccaatgcaagtgaatgggtgccatcactgttcggtcaacaacatttttcaaaatatcttcttttgtgttctgcagtagaaagaaaggcatacaggtttgaaatgaaaagaaggTTTGTAAATGATGCAAGATTTTTGGgcgactagtcccagactaaaatgaatgtttgagttgtcttaactgaaaGTAACTTGCAAAAACCATCTTAacatatatcagtgccattgttttgtctcaagatgcacacgagtaatgtttttatctaaggcattttattaacttccctgatagcacacatacatctggtttacgtctatttgacgtctgcatttacatctgcaagacatctacaatacatcgtttgctcatctgcaatacgtctcggagatgtctgctgtcagacgtcatatagaagatgtctgtaagatgtttatgatttagaatggatgtacaacagctctttctaagatgtttagcagatgtttttaagcagcagatctccagatctttagcagacgtattacagacgttcagacgtctccgagacgtattgcagatgagcaaactatgtattgcagatgtcttgcagatgtaaatgcagacgtcaaatagacgtaaaccagatggattgtgctatctgggactACATCtaccatgttttattgtcatgtgacccgtgtatgctctttgacctatgacgattgacttttgaaatttgactgtTACTGGCTCccatggcatcatgggatagagaagtgtccatcggATGCACACACTCAAATCTCGGCGGAAGAAGTAGACCATCCGgatatttctcgcctactgtgaGGTTttggacatactattcatgactcatacttaATTTCGCCTATGATATATGGAAGAAGGTGATTTCGGATGCAGGGTTAGTGTCATGAAAAGTCCTTCAAAACATTTACGTTTATGAATTGTGGTGCTATAGAAGGTTTGTGCATCTATGAGCGGGTGTGTTATGTCATGTTGCAAGATGGGTGTTGTGGGACAGTTTTTAATCCCAGTCCACCATGTTTCTTTTTGTTATGTTAGGTCTTCTTTGTATATGTACTCTAAAAATACTGGGTTacttttaaaggagtagttcactttcaaaataaaatcgcatgataatttactcaaccCCACGTCATCCAAGaggtttatgtatttgtttctttagtcgaaaagaggttttggatgaaaacattccaggatttttctctatattagactgtaaatcgtattatattgtattgtcattgtgttgaatgtctgtactagaagcttccaacaccaaagaaaattccttgtgtgtgcaagcacacttggcaataaagctcttctgattctgattctgatatatagtggacttcattgaactccaaacggttgaaggtcaaaatacagtttcagtgcagctttaAAGGATACCAGAtgatgaataagggtcttatctagcgaaacgatctgtcattttctaaaaaaatacaaatgtatatgctttataaacacaaatgctcgccttgctctgttctgcCATGTgcgttcatgacttcacgtaatGCGTAATTACGTTGAAATGGTCACGCTTGACTTAGGCGGAAGTATCGAGTCAGTGTTTACAAGTTGAACGTGCAAGTTTTCAATGTAATTACATATTACCtgaagtcatgaacgcgcatcgcagaacagagcaaggcgaACCTTTGTGTAGCAAGCTATATGTATTAATACATATGATCATTACAGAGAAACAATATGCATTGCACAAAAACATGAAGTTTCatcttttaaaagtaaataaatgtttcGCCCACAAGAGGTCGCCAAAAGAATGTGCACAAATTGTAGTTTTCAACTTCTTTGGTCAGAGGGTGGAGCTTTGCAAATTAAAGAAGCTCCAGTTAAATTACACGTGTTTTCAGAACTGAGTGGGACTCTTTCAACATTCAATTCAACAATCATGTTTactgcagttttgattgtatttttACTGCTCAAAGGTGAGTAACACTTTTAATGCTTTGTGTTCCCTTAGTGTCATTGTCAacaaatgttatattattaacattCTGCCCTGATTACATTTGACAGTTCTGATCAGGAGTTTAATAAGCTTTGTTATTCTTTCACAGAAAGTGTTCATTCATATACAATAACATCAATCTCAACACAGAAGTCTGCTTTAGTTGGAGAAAGTGCGGTTATCTCCTGCAGTTACACCGGCATTGGACCCAGCTTCTACTGGTATCGCCAATATCCCAGATCTAGTCCACAATTTCTTATCTTTAATACAGAGATGAATGATGCATCTGAACCCACTTTACGTCTCCGAGCGATCCCAAACAAACAATCCTCTCGAGTGGATCTGGAGATCTCCTCTGTTGCTCTATCAGACTCTGCTCTGTATTATTGTGCCCTGGTGCCCACAGTGACAGCAAACACACTGCACATCATACAAAAACCTTCTCAATAGTATTTTTTGCAGATTATAATAAACACATGTCATTTAATGGTAATCCTACTGATTATTTGCCACAGATGAATGTCTCTCTCTTTTACTATCACTTTTAAATATTGGAGGTGCGACAACAAAATACAGTGATTGACATTTAGGAATAAAATGGCATACTTTAACCATTAACACTGTAAATTCAGAGAAAGTCACTCTCTCTTCATAACTCACTATAGACAGAAGAGGCTAACAAATAATGTCAGTAGGTGGTGCTCTAAGAGTTGATCGTGATGTGTGTACGTGTGGGTGGAGTTTTATTGACTCCTCAAGAAAATCAGAGACGCAACAGTACTGTAACATTAGCTACTTAAACTTTCATGAACTACTGGTCCTTCAGTCCCAatctaaaaaaacaatgttactcatttccttcattttaatacttttccTAAGCTATGGTGAGTAGTGTCATTCATATTTTGCTTCCAATTTTCAGTTCCAATTGTATTCAATTACATGCTTGAAgcctttttgttattatttataggTGGAGCTACTGTGAATCTTATCAGACCAGACAACACATCTGTGTGTATAACTGAAGGACACAACATCACTCTGTCCTGTACATATGATGGATCAGCTTATAGTCTTCACTGGTACCGGCAGACGTCTGGATCAACACCACAGTTTCTAGTGCTTATTATTGAGACTACACAAACTGTAATACCTGCGACTCCACCTCAAGCACACATGAGCATCAGTCTTCATGATAAACATGTGTATCTGGAGATCTCCTCTGTTAAAGTCACAGACTCTGCTCTGTATTACTGCGCCCTGCAGCCCACAgtgacacaacaacacaacaacactgaTCAAAAACCTCATCTAGAATCAGACTCAGAAAGAGCTtcattgccaagtatgtttgcacatacaaggaatttgttttggtgacaggagcatccagtacacagaaacagcaacaacagagaccataacacaatagaatacagtacacagatgatttaaataagggcctatgcactgaaaaaaaattacgcttaagttacttaaaaatatagtgcATCATTATTGCGACCAATTTTTTAAGCCAGTCCTACATGAAATTTTAAGCAGCATTACCTTAAATTCTTTAGTAGGCATTGCTTAAATTTTTGAGTAACCCTATTCCCAGCAAGggattttgcttaattttttcggttggtgtgactcacaattttaagttgtttttactaacacatttttgttatttctaccaaaaaagtctagtttaccctcatgatcaaatgtaagctcatttagatgaataattttatgtacttaacacctaaaatacagaaacaatggacagctgtgaaatgtttaaagctttattttttcactgaataatttaaacatgaaacatacagcagaaatgtaaatttcattgtacaacaaaaacaaataaacgatACTAAACAACAGGCATTCTGACAACATTATAACAACAGTAACCATCAACATGGCTAAGGCTAgtggtttttaatatttctggtgttgtatgcatgagtgtgtatgtgcatttgaTAACCGTGTagagttatgttatttatataaagtTTGTGTGTGGTCTTGTATGCTTGCATGGTACGTGTGGTGTTGAGCTGAATATGGAGATCTGGAGATCCCCCCTCTGGTGATTACTGTGTGCTCTGCAAGGTTGATTAACTTCACCATTATtgtcctgaaacaaaacaatatgatattaatgtataatataaatttagaatagtataaa
Encoded here:
- the LOC130554988 gene encoding gastrula zinc finger protein XlCGF57.1-like isoform X2; this translates as MELEETSGSSRKQKNEASKCFTCSRCGKGLDSKGHLMAQCGKSFIQKGNLENHMRVHTGKRPYTCVQCGKSFGQKGNLENHMRVHTRERPYTCVQCGKSFIQKGNLENHMRVHTGERPYTCVQCGKSFIQKGNLENHMRVHTGERPYTCVQCGKSFIQKGNLENHMRVHTGERPYTCVQCGKSFIQKGNLENHMRVHTGERPYACVQCGKSFIQKGNLENHMRVHTGERPYACVQCGRKSYIQKQSLTGHMRIHTGECPHTCAQCGKSFILKSNLKAHMRIHTEKNPHTCVECGKSYKSKIGLTAHMRIHTGQSPYSCVQCGKGFGQKCNLENHMRVHTGERPYTCVECGKSFREKKSHKMHMRIHTGERPYTCPQCGKGFILKQTLTEHMRVHTGERPYMCSECGKSFREKKSHKLHMRIHTGERPYICPQCGKSFIQKQSLTKHMRIHTGERPYICPQCGKSFIQKQSLTKHMRIHTGEHPYMCSECGKSFREKKSHKLHMRIHTGERPYTCPQSGKSFIQKQTLTEHMRIHTGVRPYICIECGKSFIRKGNLDNHMRVHTGEQPYTCVECGKHFTTKGSLKIHMRLHPGESPDSKRADENH
- the LOC130554988 gene encoding gastrula zinc finger protein XlCGF57.1-like isoform X1, whose protein sequence is MTDTDTSGMINEDTEEHRDLMELEETSGSSRKQKNEASKCFTCSRCGKGLDSKGHLMAQCGKSFIQKGNLENHMRVHTGKRPYTCVQCGKSFGQKGNLENHMRVHTRERPYTCVQCGKSFIQKGNLENHMRVHTGERPYTCVQCGKSFIQKGNLENHMRVHTGERPYTCVQCGKSFIQKGNLENHMRVHTGERPYTCVQCGKSFIQKGNLENHMRVHTGERPYACVQCGKSFIQKGNLENHMRVHTGERPYACVQCGRKSYIQKQSLTGHMRIHTGECPHTCAQCGKSFILKSNLKAHMRIHTEKNPHTCVECGKSYKSKIGLTAHMRIHTGQSPYSCVQCGKGFGQKCNLENHMRVHTGERPYTCVECGKSFREKKSHKMHMRIHTGERPYTCPQCGKGFILKQTLTEHMRVHTGERPYMCSECGKSFREKKSHKLHMRIHTGERPYICPQCGKSFIQKQSLTKHMRIHTGERPYICPQCGKSFIQKQSLTKHMRIHTGEHPYMCSECGKSFREKKSHKLHMRIHTGERPYTCPQSGKSFIQKQTLTEHMRIHTGVRPYICIECGKSFIRKGNLDNHMRVHTGEQPYTCVECGKHFTTKGSLKIHMRLHPGESPDSKRADENH